In Miscanthus floridulus cultivar M001 chromosome 8, ASM1932011v1, whole genome shotgun sequence, the sequence TTCACATGAAAAACTTTTTCAAGTGACATTTTTATGTTGGCTTCAAACTTCCTCTCTCTTTCAATATATAACCATGGTTTATGCACATATACTTAAATCTATCACTTGCGCATAAGAAATTTTTCAGTCTCTCTGCTAATTGCATGAGTTATAGTTACTTTTAAGTGTTTGTTAGGAATACCCATTTAATTTTGTATTAATCTTGATTAATTCATTTTCATATCATATTTAGGAAATTTCTCTTTGCAAAGTGTATAAACGACCAGGGATTGAGGACAACTTTCACCTCAGCACCACAACAACAAGATCATCCAGCTCAAAGGCTGCACCGATCATGGAAAAGAAGCACCACCGGACTTCATCAGCATCACCCCACCTGGCACCAATGTTCGACGGTGGCCACTCATCAGCTCACATGAACAAGCCATACAGTGGAGCAAACACGACCATAGCCATGACATCGTCAGCTGCAGCTCGAGCAGCAACAATGGCACCACAGACGTCAATTTTCCTGTCAACCCCCTCACTTAGCTCCACCACATCGACGGAGGAGGAGGGTACATCACTCTACCACATGAAAGGTGCTAACCCACCGATGCTGCCTTCTTCCACACATGCCCTGCTTAATGCAAACTCCGCTACAATGGCAACAATTCCAATAGATGAGCTGAGTAGGGCAATTGGATCATATAATAGCCAAGGAAACCCTAACCAGCCCTTGCCACCATCACAAGGTCCATTGCTTCCTTTTCCTAGCATGGAAAAGATTTGGGATTGGAATCCACTCCTAGAATCTCCCAAGGTTTGCACAAGCTTCAAGTGACTTTCAGGTGGCTCGAAGCatttatatgcatgcttgcatgcgtGCACGTATTATATATGAATACAGGTGTGTATATGTGCAGACACATAATTATTATTTGGGCTAGAACATGGTTAAGATGTAATGGAATATATAGGATCGATGAGTTAGTTCTAGTCCTATGCAATGCTCCACTATATTAATCAGTTCACCATCTCATATATATGAATAGCTGGTGTAACAATATGTCAATTTCTATTATTTGGTAATGCAGACCTTGTAGCATAACTCGATTAGAGATGGAAATAAAGATTATTTGGTCATCTGGCCTTAGGCTtatatatgtatgtttcaattatCATTTCAGTTTAATTTATTGTTGCCCCAGCATTAGTTTACAGATTTCATGTTTACATGAAATGACAAAAACGTATGCAGAAATATGTCcatatgttatatatatattgaGATTTATTTCTACTTGTACACTGTTtgaaaaatgctatttttttaaCGGGAGTTTTACCTCAGCTTTTAAGAAAGCAGTTCGGAAAATGCTATTTCTACCTGTACACTGTTCTAGCTAGTTTCTTAAGTTAAAGCGTTTTTGCATGATATCTTGTCTATGTTAGATTCCTAGTTCAGAAACCATGAGTCTAGTTAATTAGAACTAATCCCTCCATCTCAAAACATAAGGCGTGATTTAACTTGGTGTAGTTTTTAAGAACATATTTTGACCTATAATTTCTCCTACAATATTATAGTATAATTTATAGGAACAAAAGTTTGGTCATTAGAAAGTATTTCAATATATAAATCTAACGATACTATTTTTGTAGTATAAATTTTTATATTATTAGGCTAATTGTTATTCAAAGATAATaaagtttgaattttgaaatatgTGCTAGCCGAACAACTAGCTAGGATCCATCCCCCTTGATACATATGCATGCATTAGAAATGAAATATGATGATAAAGAGTACTTCACTCCCCAATATAATATCTGGAACAGTTAATGTGGTTGCAATGTGATGTTTGGAACCAAAAGCATTAACAAAAATAAGAACCATTGTAGTGCATCACATATCCATTCTTCATGATCTGCCAATAATCATATATAAGGTAGACACAGTTAGCCATTTTGAAACATAGTGTTGAGAGAGAGTAGCCACGATAAGAATGTCTTCTTCCCTAATTATTCTTTTAGTGGTATACATAACATGCGAGTTCAGTTCAACTTTTTGTTTCAAGAATTATTAAAAGTTAATTGATCCTTATTTATTGTAGTTGTCTATATCATTTGAGTCCTTTTTCCTCATACTGGGAAAAGGTGAAATCTATAGTTAGCTAGAATGAAATTGACTTTAATTTCGTTCAAAATCAACTAATTAATCTTACTTTAACAACAAATTAAACTGGTGGTTTGAGACGATAGAACCAGCTTAACGATCTATTTTAACAACAAATTAAAGGCATCAACAGTGCGCGAGAGAATAACATGGAAAAAAAAACTTGAAATGTTACACCATCTCTCACAGTCTTGCTCATATCCAATCctttatctttcttttctttttttttgaattaaACAAATCCAGTTTTTAATTTAATCTGATTATTACTACCAGCCTGCTCTAACAATTGCCGGAGAGGAGCAGTCAAGTGTGGCGGTCCAGTTGGTGCACACATACACGCGCCGCCGCCGTGTATGATGCAGGCCTTGCCGTTGCCGACCGTGTTTACTCCACAGTCTGCACTGCACAGTCCACACGGCAACCTTCGTGCTCTTGCTGTCAACGCACGTATGACCTTGTTAGCCATAAATACATACTTCATACCAAGTATAAGTAAAACTTATCTAATCTATTTTGATTAAGTTTATAGGAAAATATAATAACATTTATAATAACAAATAAATGCGCTATCAAAATGTATTTCATGGTAATCTTATTTTGATGATGTAGATGTGTgtgctcttttctataaatttgataaAAAACTAGAGAaggttgacttaggacaaaactaaaacgGCTTACAATTTGCAACTAGCAGAAGTACTTccaccattccaaattataagacgttttgacttttcttatGTACATATTGATCTGTACTTATATTCGGTAATACCATTCGCTAATCAGTGTCTCTCTATGTACTCTCTCCGGGTTTTTTTACATGCCACATtagctttgttctaagtcaaacattACTATCTTTTACCTTCCATTCAAAAAAACTTACAGTTTCATAACATATGATCTAGATTAGTGAATCCAAAAACATaaatctaaaaacataaatcttatGTCATGAATCTTTTTAGATTTTTTGAAATTAATGACCAAAGATATAaatatttgacttaggacaaagctaatacGACTTGTAAAAAAGAGAGGGAGCACCTGCATCTAGCTGAAGCTGAAGCATTATGGAAATTTTACATGTTAATTGCACACTAGTTACTAACGGATAAATTTCTCTCTAGTGGGCCTCTTGGCCTAGGTTGAAAGCCCACTCCACAACTGGTTGAAAACCACGCTGGCTCACTGCTTCCTTCCTTCTAGGAATTGACTTTGGTAAGACCACTTTTGATGACCAAAATTGATCCATTACAGCCTTGCTGATGTCAACAAAACTGGTCAATATGGGTTGTCAGGCTAGCTACACCGAGTGCTTGGTCCATTGGAGCTTTGTGTGAGTTTTAGGTTGTAAATGATCTCCATATGGAATAAGACCATCACGAATAGTTTCTAATAATTTGTGTCAGCCTCGCGAGAAGATTTTTGGCCATATTGTTCGTGCCACACAGACAATACCTCCATTCCCGCCCTCCACCAGACCAAAGAAAGCCCACAACATCTCCTAACTTACAACCAAAACCTACAAAGCAGAATTTCCAAGTTCTACTTCTTTGTAGTCTCATATCTAAAAATAATAGACAGAGATTCAATTCCAATGAAACTCTAGACGACGGCATGGTCAGGTGAGGGAGtatcaaagaaaaaaaaacacctgTAGCCCCTATGATAGGGAGTagccagcggcggatccagaaaaAATTTTAGGGGGACTGAACAACGCATACCtccgactgctgctcgatcttaagtctcaaccccacctacactatagaactttgcctaaaaactCATGGGGGCTCCAGGGTGGTTCCACTGCTCCGGTATGGtagagtgggggggggggggggggggggggctcgcccCACCGTTAGATCCGCCCCTGGGAGTAGCGGTAGTCCATGCGTATCTAAGCATGTATGGATAGATTAGGAATTAGGATAGAAAACCGTTGGTGGAGGATTCTTTAATCTTCATTATGTCCAAGATATCAAGATTGGAAGTCGTTTTGGTTCGCTCACATATGTACTTCCTTCAGCTGCAAGTCAAGATTGGATTACTAATTAAACTGTCGGGGATTATAGGTACCATGCGTGAAAAAAGGGGAATCGCTAGCGCCCAGAAGTTTGATCCAGGCACTAGCATCCAGACGCTCGCGCCAGCTGCGCCTACCTGTGCGCCAGCCCACACGCGGCACACCTGCGCCTGATTCACGTGGGGGCCCACGCTGCTCGTTTCCCGAGCGCACACGTGGGGCCGCATCTCAATCTACGCCCGCTCTTGTTTCCCATGTTTGTCGCTCGCCCCCCCCACTCCCACATACATGCACGCGGGCCCAGCAGCTACAAGCTTGTGCCTGTGGCAGGTGGGTCCCACTACAACATTCAAACaccagatctatttttgcaatatccagataaaacgtttgcaacatacgtctaaaatagacgaaacatttgggacatacacttgaaacaccattgcaatatgtgcaaacattccgatctacttttaaaacattgagatgcaacacttgcaacatacaaaagaagacagatgaaacacttgagacaagcgtctaaaacacttacaacatacatgtacaaacaacagatgaaacattggggatagatgcttgcaacatatgcaatatccccgtctacttttgcaacatccgcatgaaacaattgaaatatacatctgaaacaactgaaacacttgaaacataggcttgcaacatatcTGAAAACGtacaaaaacacttgaaacacagcatCGTTGTGTGGTCATGACCTACATGGTGGGGAATTACGGTGGCACAGGCCTCCCCTTCCTACTGATGACGCGAGGTGGATGGGGGTGTAGGCGTAGGCGTAGGCCTCCCCTGCTTCGCTTCCATGGTGGGCGAGGTGGATCAGCACGGTGCTGCATGGTGGCGCTCCCGATCTCATGATGGCGCGAGTTGTCACCGCTCCGGTGCAGAAGGCCGTGGCGGGTCCAGTGCGAGCTGTCACTGCTCTGATGGAGAAGGTGGGCAGCGAGCTGGAGAAGGCCACGTCAGGCTCGAGGCACGGTGGAGAGGGATCAAGGCGGGTGGCTACGCTCGGGCACGGTCGAGATGCTGGCTGTAGGGGCCCTGGCTAATGTGGAGACCGCCGGGGCAGCGCGGTCACAACGGAGCTACGATGATTTTTTCTGGAGAATGGAGATAGCAGGCTACAGTTAGGGACTTATGGATGAGAGGCTACGAGGCCATTGGGCTGGTGTTGCGGCACCCGTGAACGAGAGCGTTCGGAGGACCGGACGTCCTCACCGTAGCATTTgttaaaaaaacacacacacacacaacaacgGCACGTGAGAGAGAATGGTATATGATGCCGTTTGGATCCCAAGTGGTTTTGAGAGTCCACATAAAAAGAATTCCAACGGTTTTATTAGATTTTGAGATTTAAAAATCTGTGAGATAAAATCCGTAACCCGTTTGGATGAGAATCGGCTcgtgggattttttttttctctggaTTCTCGAAATCCAAATAGGGCCGTAGTAGCGTTTTGGGCTTTTGACGAGGGGAGTTATGAGAAAACCGCCGTGGAACCCAACCGCCGCACGCTTTTATTTACTTTCACGCGTCCATGAATGCACTGGGCCTACTCGTGCGTGCGTGTGCATGCATGCTGGGCCATATTCGCTCGCGTGCACGCCGGCCTGCTTTATTGCATGCGCGGCATGGCAGGTTGGGCTACAATTACAAATAACCGCGCCATATTATGTTGTATGCGTACGTGACGATCTTTTTATAATTTTATATATTTTCTAGCTATATTTCAAGATTTATTAGAACAAACATGCCTTCATTTAAGTTTATATAACTCAGAGTACGATCTATGCGGATCTCCCATGGCACTCAAAGGGTAAAAATGACAAGAATACAACAATGCTAAACATCGCCGATTTGGGAGTGTGACAAATATTTCAGGCAAGTAAGGTCTTGTTTAAATACACTTTGTATTCATCTTAATCGCATATATTGGAGTTGAAAATTAACTAACTTTTACCTCGattcactccaacacatgtggatagaCATGAATACGAGTGCacccaaacaagaaaaaaaaaagatttggtATTTGCAGCCCTTCAGATGAGTTATCTTATTATTACAGAAATAATTTGTAGAGGTGGTTGGAAATAGACACATCTACTCATATACTCTTATGGCTCTAGAAATCATCAATTCCTACAAATAGGTATCCAACCACCCCTAAAAATCGATAAGATGGGTCAAACTGAAGGAAAAAAATAACTTCTTGAAAAAAACAAGAAGAAGATGTAGAGTTATTTTAGGATGATGAGTGAGTACAGCCTACTATGTATAAACTCATCTTGGGCTCTTGACTTGAGACGTACCACTCCGTAGTAGACCTCAAATTTGTGACCGCTCTGTCTCAGCTGTGGCCGGTTCTGGGCCGGAAGTCCAGCAATCAGGCCCGTGAACTTTTCCTTTCGAAAtggaaaggaaaagaaaaagggcCCATAATGATTGCTCAATGCTCGTCTCCATCCCCGAGTGCCAGAGGCGACGATTGTGTGTTGGATGAACAAGCCAGCAAGTACTGTAGTTTCATTTTGCGTGCAAGTGCAGCAACCGTCAGGAAATCCATGTAGCGTCTGGAGGACGCTGCTGCACACgtgcgcgtgcgtgcgtgcgtacaTTGAGTGGTTGAGATGGATCTCGGCATCTCGCTGCCCTGCCGTCGTCCGATTCAGGGCTCGTTCGGTTGCTTCGCGTTGAGTCCCTGCAATAATTCCAGTTGCAGCCTCAGATGGCACGCAGAGTTGTTGCCGCACCAAGTGAATTCCTGATCCAAGCAAATCTGAATCGATGCATGTAGTACTATGCGTCTATGCATGTACTCCTATGTCCGAGTGAAATTTGCTAGATGCAGAATTGCAACCAATTTCGCAACTTCTACGAGTGAGATTGCTGCGAGGACaaggaaatttaaaaaaaaaatgaatgaaagGAACTGAGCCAAAATCCCGTCGAGGTGGAGCAAAGCAAAATCGTGTCCATGTACTAGTCGATCTCTCAATAAGAAGAAGACTCCGCGTTGGATTTTTATTTACATTTCCACGCAAAAATCTACTACTACTCACTCTAATCAGCTACAAGTACTAGCGACTACAAGTAAGAGGAGCGGGAGCGGGAGGAGCGGGAGGAGGCGGGCGCGGCGACGgtgacggcggcgcgggcgtcggaggggacgaggacgaggagcagGAGGACGGCGAAGATGGCGACGGGCACGAGGAggacgagcggcggcggcggcggcagcggcggcagcagcagcggcagcaccAGCAGCGTGGCCGTCACGCACGCCAGCAGCACCGCCGCCTCCGCGCCCAGGTACGTGGTCATGGCCGAGGTCCCGCCGGCGCCCGGACTGCCCGCGCCGGGCCTCGCCGGGACCCCCGCGGCGGCGAGAGGCGACGACTTGCGGCGGCCTCCGGCGCTGTCGGCGCGGCCGGACATGCTGCCGTGGTCTTGGCGGCGGTGGAGGTCGAGCAGGTGCATCTGAGGCGCGGCGCCCGGAGCAGTGGGTCGGAGGCGGTGATCCCCGCTGCTGGTGGAGTGGTTGTTGGCCTCGCCGGTGGCCGGTGCCGGATGGATGGAACGGGCTCCGGATTTGCTGGAGGGACGGGACGGAACACGGGGGGGATCGGTGGCCGGTGGTGGGTTTGCGAGCTTTCGGGAACATTTTTATAGGGTGATGGGAGAAACCAGGAGCAGAGAGGTGGGATTGTGGGGCCCGCGCGGCAGGTGGCCAATGCATGCGTGTAATTAAACGGGGATGGTTAACTCCCTAGATTAGATTATTACCACTGGGTGGATCACGATCACAATCACACACACTTCACCTTCGGGAGTTGTGGTGCTCAGCAACCAGTGCCCGTGACTCACACACGCCTCGCCTTCAGAGTTGAGAACCATGCATTGATTAGAATTTAGATGCATATTTTGTGTGCCGGATGGAACGAAAAAAGACGATGATGGGCTTGCTGCTGTAGCATAGCAATGGTACTATCAAGCAACCAACGTGTGCGTGTGATGCCGATGCGAAGCACTGCACATGCACAGGTCGCTCTCTCTCTCCGTCTGCTGGTGCAGGGTGGCTGCTGGCTGCTCGCTCGTCATGGTTGGATGGAGATCGAACGTACGGTGGCCAGGAGCAGGACGAGACTGTGTCCGTGTCTGTCCCGGCCCTGCCGATGCAAAACCAAAACCAGCAGCTGGCCACGTACGGTGCATCGGTGCGTGCGGTGCATGCATGAACCTCCTCACCTCCTGTCGTCTTCGTctcccatccatccatccatccatctatCCATCGGCTACGTACGGCTACCAGCCACGGATGGATGGATATGATGGGTCATCCTGCTGTCAGTGCAGCCTGCACAGGAAATCTGGCCAGTCATTCTCATTCACGCACCCGCACGTGCCGTCGACCTCACCTGGCTCCAGGCTCCAAGGAGCAAGCCCAATAACCTTGGCTATAAGCCAAGCCACGTAATTAGCAGACAAAGCTTAATAGCCAAGATATACAACGAGCTACACTGTTCGTTTCGGCTATATTCACTTATAAACCATGACTAAAAATACTACTGACTGATTTGATACGAGAGAAAAATACAATTCATGAGCTAATAAACTCAGGCTTATAAGTCAGATACTACCTGCCGAACGGGCCGTT encodes:
- the LOC136469303 gene encoding protein AUXIN-REGULATED GENE INVOLVED IN ORGAN SIZE-like — translated: MHLLDLHRRQDHGSMSGRADSAGGRRKSSPLAAAGVPARPGAGSPGAGGTSAMTTYLGAEAAVLLACVTATLLVLPLLLPPLPPPPPLVLLVPVAIFAVLLLLVLVPSDARAAVTVAAPASSRSSRSRSSYL
- the LOC136472439 gene encoding NAC domain-containing protein 35-like, with translation MTQAGRRRSSSSMGGASGEQQQQQHGGGGGDDGQQQQGEGDMVMPGFRFHPTEEELIDFYLRRRVEGKRFNIELINLVDLYRYDPWDLPALASIGDKEWYFYVPRDRKYRNGDRPNRVTPSGYWKATGADRTVYVEVKRPIGLKKTLVFYVGKAPKGLRSSWIMNEYRLPSGETDRYQKEISLCKVYKRPGIEDNFHLSTTTTRSSSSKAAPIMEKKHHRTSSASPHLAPMFDGGHSSAHMNKPYSGANTTIAMTSSAAARAATMAPQTSIFLSTPSLSSTTSTEEEGTSLYHMKGANPPMLPSSTHALLNANSATMATIPIDELSRAIGSYNSQGNPNQPLPPSQGPLLPFPSMEKIWDWNPLLESPKVCTSFK